In bacterium CG_4_10_14_0_2_um_filter_33_32, the sequence TCTTGATAAACATAATCCAGAGCAATTTAAAATAGTAGGTTTAACATCTGGAAGGGATGAGTTTGAGTGCAGACCATCAAAGAGATATAAAAATCCGATACAGCACAATCTGAATGGAAGTGTGTCGAATGGAAGTAAAGCTAACACTCGGGCTACCATCAAGCTTGATAATGTACCAATCGATATTTATTACACAGCAGATAACGCAGATGGACCACTTTCAATCGTTTATGCGCGTATTTTAATAAAACACAAGAAAAAATAATATGAAAACAATTTTAAAGACTAACATTACAGTTAAAGATATTTGCGAAGGGTTTGTTTATAACGAACTTGAAGGTAAGGGCTTGTTTGGTTTATCTGGTAAATTAACTATCCAGCCAGAGTATCAGCGTAACTATATCTATGCCTCCGACGGCGGAAAAAGAGAGATGGCCGTTATTGAATCAATACTCAAAGGTTACCCAATAGGCTTGATTTATTTTAATAAAGTCAGCGAAGATAATCTGGAAGTTTTGGACGGACAACAGCGTATCACAAGTCTTGGGCGATTTATCACCGACAAATTCGCCATTAAAGACGAAAATGGCATGGAGCAATATTTTAGCGGTATGGCAAAAGACAAACAAGCCAAAATTTTAGAAACAAAATTGCTTATTTATGAATGCGAAGGCACAGAAAGCGAAATAAAAGAGTGGTTCAAAACAATTAACATCGCCGGCGTGCCTTTGAATGATCAGGAACTGTT encodes:
- a CDS encoding modification methylase encodes the protein LDKHNPEQFKIVGLTSGRDEFECRPSKRYKNPIQHNLNGSVSNGSKANTRATIKLDNVPIDIYYTADNADGPLSIVYARILIKHKKK